Within the Coraliomargarita parva genome, the region GGTGCATCTGTGAGGGAAGCTTGCGGATTGGTGGCGCAGGCGGTCGACGGATTGAAGCCGGCAACTGGATCTTTGCGCCCCGCTCCCGGGAGCCCCGGGAGTTTTCCGAAGATGCGAAGATCATCTCGCTGAACTTCGCTCTCCGCTGGCCGGACGGGCGGATGTTGTTTAAATTTCCTGAAGCGATCGTGGTGCGGGAAGCGTGTGCTCCGGAGTTGGGGAAGGCTGCGCGCAGGTTATTGCGCTTTGTGCAGGAGCAGAAATTGCATGCCCGGGACATGATGCGCTACCAAATGCTCGGACTTTCCGCCTACATGCAGCTTGGACGGCTGTTTCAGCACTGGCTTTGTCAGTATGTTGACCTGATGGAGGCGCTCGGGCACGGCCCTGTGTTGTCCCGTCATTCCGACGAACGCATCCTCCGGCTGCAGGGGACGCTCGACCGGCACGCGCTGGATGTTCCGATTGATCTGCAGGGCTTGGCGGCCTCCGTCGGGCTTAGCTTTGGGCATGCCGATCACTTGTTCGCAGGAGCCTTTGGCATGACCATGCGGGCCTACTTTGACCGTCGTCGCCTCCTGGCGGCGGAGCACCGCCTACGCGAGGGGCTGGATCCGGTCAAACGGATCGCCTATGAGCTAGGATTCCAGGATGCGACCGCCTTCTCCCACTGGTTCAAGAAAAAGAGCGGCCTTTCTCCCCGAGCGTTCCGTAAAGCGGAGGTTTAGATCGGTTCGATCATGTCCAGCAATTCATCCAGCGAAGCGGTCGCCAGTCCGACGCAGGTGTCAGCCGAACCGTAGTAGATCTTCACCTCACCGTCGTCTTCCAGGATCATGCCACAGGGGAAGATCACGCTACCGCGAAAGCCTTCGACCTCATGTGGCAATTCCGGACGGATGAGCGGTTCCTTCGCGATTCCAATCACTTTGCTGGGGTCCTCCAGGTCGAGGAGAATCAGGCCGCCGTGGTAGATTTTCTTCCAGTTGTCATGCCAGGCGTAGAGGTCCGCTTCGACCTTCTCGACTGCATGGATGGTGCAGAGCCAGCCCTTGTCGGTCTTGATCGGCGGTGCGGCGGGGCCAATCTTGCAGTTGCTGTAAGGGACTTCCTCGCTGCCCAGGACGAGGCGCGTGTCGCCCCAGTAGCGCAGGTCCTTGGAACGGGAGGACCAGATTTCGAAGGCTTCGGGCTTGCCGCGTCCATAGATCGGGAAGGGGCGCTCCAGACGGATGTATTGGCCGTTCACCTTTTCCGGGAAGAGCACCATGTTGCGGTTGTCCGGCGTAGTGATGGACAGGCACTCGTAGTGCTTCCAATCGCTGGTCCGGGCGATGGCGCCGACCACCCCGTGGTTCGTGTCCATGGCGAGGCAGAACACGATCTCGTCGTCGAAAATGGAAATTCTCGGATCATAGA harbors:
- a CDS encoding glycoside hydrolase family 130 protein, coding for MKKHPHPILVAEQVPFNADKPKSCVFNAGVAKVNGEYLMVFRNDYQHVQRAQFSGTNLGLARSPDGIHWTVDPEPILTTEIIREQWADLFPARLMPAEIRRVYDPRISIFDDEIVFCLAMDTNHGVVGAIARTSDWKHYECLSITTPDNRNMVLFPEKVNGQYIRLERPFPIYGRGKPEAFEIWSSRSKDLRYWGDTRLVLGSEEVPYSNCKIGPAAPPIKTDKGWLCTIHAVEKVEADLYAWHDNWKKIYHGGLILLDLEDPSKVIGIAKEPLIRPELPHEVEGFRGSVIFPCGMILEDDGEVKIYYGSADTCVGLATASLDELLDMIEPI
- a CDS encoding helix-turn-helix domain-containing protein, giving the protein MECLHYSNWCDLDSKLLWIYEGAPVLSRGRFRNQFLSAWCICEGSLRIGGAGGRRIEAGNWIFAPRSREPREFSEDAKIISLNFALRWPDGRMLFKFPEAIVVREACAPELGKAARRLLRFVQEQKLHARDMMRYQMLGLSAYMQLGRLFQHWLCQYVDLMEALGHGPVLSRHSDERILRLQGTLDRHALDVPIDLQGLAASVGLSFGHADHLFAGAFGMTMRAYFDRRRLLAAEHRLREGLDPVKRIAYELGFQDATAFSHWFKKKSGLSPRAFRKAEV